DNA from Planctomycetota bacterium:
CTGAGCGGATCGATCGACGCCAAGACGGTCATTACCTTCCAGACCCATCTCAACTCCGTCAAGGAGCGCGGCGTCGAGCGGTTCATCATGGACATGGAGAACGTCAAGTACGTCAACTCCACGGGTCTCGGGTACCTCATCAACCTGTCGGATTCCGTATCCCCCGGGAAGGGGGGGATCGCCCTCGTCAAGGTCCAGCCCAAGGTCAAGGTGGTCTTCGACATGCTGGGCCTGAACGCGTTTTTCAAGATCTTTCCGACGCGGGAGGAGGCGCTGAAGGCCTTTTCCGCGGATTCGCCCGCGGCGGCGCCGGCCGAGTCGCGGGGGGCGACGCGCGCCCCGGCCGAGCCGCTCCGGCCGACCCAGGCGCCGACGCCGAGGATTCCGACGCCTGCGGTCGTTCCCGCGGCGGCTCCGGCGGCGGAACGGTACTCCACGGCCGCCGAGCGGGTGAGTCCGGCCCGGCCCGCCGAAACGCCGGCGGCCGCGCCGGCCGAACCCATCCACGTGGAATGCCAGTCGTGCCGGGCGCTCCTGGCGGTTCGGGAATCCGGGACCTACCGCTGTCCCCGCTGCCTGAGCCTTTTCAACTATGCCGGGGGCGGCCGCGTGAGCTTCCTTCCACGTTCCAAGGCCGTGCCCGTGCAGCTCAGCCTCAGCTTTACCCCGGAATGCACCGAAGGGCTTCTCGAGTTCGTCCGCCGGCTTTCCCAGAAGAGCGGATTCAGCCCCCAGGGAATCTCCGAGGTCCAGTCGGTCGTTAAAGATACGGTGGAGACGATCCGGCGCCACGCCTACGGAGGAAGCGACGGGAACGTCTATCACGTCCTGCTCGTGTCCGTGGACTCGGAGCTCGAGATGCGGTTCGCCGATTACGGGACGCCGCTGAGCCCGGACCGCGCGGATCTTTTCGCCGCGGCGCGGCGCGGCATGGACCGCTTTGAGCTGCGCCATCATCCCAAGGGGGGTAACGTCGTCACCGTGTCCAAGAAGGCGAGATGAATATGCTGGAAGCCCTGGCTTTCGCCGGCCTGTCCACCACGGAGCTCCTGATCGTCGTCCTGGTGATCGTCCTCCTCTTCGGCGCCTCGAAGATTCCCCAGCTCATGCGCGGCATGGGGCAGGGCATCAACGAGTTCAAGAAGGGGCTCAAGGAAGGCGCCAAGGAGGAGAGCAAGGAGCCCGAGTCCTCGCCGGCGGACGCGGAAAAGAAATGAGTCCCGCCCTGGGCGCGATCGGCCTCCTCGAGGCCGCCCTCATCGCCTTCGCGATCGTGCTTCTTTTCGCTTCCTCCCGGATTCCCGCCCTCATGCGCGGCCTCGGCGCGGGCCTGCACGAATTCAAGAAAGGGATTCGGGAGGGATCCGGACAGAACGGTCCGACCGCCCCGCCGAAAGCCTGATCCCATGCGGCTCGACCTGATGGCCTTCGCGGCCCACCGCGACGACATCGAAATCACCTGCGGAGGAACCCTCATCCGGATGGCGGAGAAGGGATACGCCGTGGGGGCCTGCGACCTGACGCAAGGCGAAATGGGGACCCTGGGCTCCGCCGCCGAACGCCGGGCCGAAGCCGAAGAGGCCGCGCGGATCATGGGCCTGGCCGTCCGGGTCAACTGCGAGCTTCCGGACGCCGGGGTCTTCAACGTCCGGGAATACCAGACGCGGGTGGTGGAGGTCCTGCGCCGCTACCGGCCCCGAACGGTCCTGCTGCCCGGCTTCGAGCAGCGCCACCCGGACCACCGCGTGACCCCGCAGCTCGTGTTCGACGCGTGCTTCTTTTCGGGACTGCGCAAGTTCGGCTCCGGAGAACCTCACCGGCCCCACAAGATCCTCTACTGCCACAGCGCCACCTACGAGGACCGCAGGCCGACCTTCGTGGTGGACGTGACGGCGCAGATGGAGAAGAAAGTCGCCGCCGTCCTGGCCTACCGGAGCCAGTTCCCGGAGTCGGAGCGGATGGCCGAGTGGCTGCGCTCGCGCGCGCGCGCGTACGGCATGCTCGTCGGATGCACGTACGGCGAGGGTTTCGTTCAGCGCGAAGTGATGCAGGTGGACGACGTCGTGGCGCTCCCCGTGGCCAGCCTGTAAGGGCCCCGCCGCGCGCCCTCAATCGCGGTGCCGGACCTGGAGGATGCCTCCGTCCGCGGTGATCTCCACGTCGAGCGCCAGGCCCAGCGACCGCGCGTCCTCGAGCAGCTTCGGAAACTCCTCGGGCGACAGGAACGTGTAGTAGCGCGTCCGGCCGTCGCGGCCCTGGGAGACGAGGGCGTACTGCTTTTCCCGCTGGAACGTCGAGGCGACGGAGTCGCCCCGCAGCTCGATCTGGAGCTTGCCTCTCCCGGAATCGTCCAGGACGTGGAAGACGCGGTCCATGCGGCGAATCTCCGGGAGCGGCACGGCCGCCGACGGCGTCACCCACCAGAACCGGTCGCCCCGGCGGAGCACCCATCCGTCGAGGAACGTGGAATAGGTGTATTCGTCCGGCGCGCCGCCCACGCGGGCGGACGCTTCGGGCAGGCCGAAGGGCCGGCGCTCCAGCGGCGCATCGACCCGGATCACCTTCAGGAGGGCGTTCGGCAGCACGAGCGCCTCGGCGTACGGGAAAATGACCCGCCGGTGACCGGGCCGGTCCGTTTCGGGGGAAGGGGCCATCCGCCGTTCGAATTCCTGCCCCACGAGCGTCCGGTAGCGGACCTCGCGGTCCCGGCGATCCTCCCAGTAGATCCGGCGCCAGGCCTCGCCCGGAGGAAGCTCGAAGTACAGGACGTGGAAAAGCCGGGGCAGCCCGAGGAGGCGCAGCCGGGCGCGGACCGTGATGGATTCCCCCGGCAGCAGTAGGCCCGAGTTGAAGACGAGCGGGCGGCGTCCCTCGGGGGCGGGCCGCCCGCGGTCGCAAATCCATTCGTCCGAGGAGGGACGGTATTCGAGGTGGCCGGGCATCGCGAATTGCCACGTGGCCACCGCGCTGGCCGCCTCGCCCAGCTTCGGGTCGGCCAGGCAGGTGAGGTCGCGCAGGACCACCAGGTTGCGGCCGGCGTTGCGGAGGCGGAAGACCACCGTGGCCAGGTCCCCTTCGCGGGGCCGGGACGTCGAGGTCTCCAGCTCCGTGGACACCCCGAGGCCGGCTTCGGTCGGAGCGGGAGGCCCGCCGGTTCCCCGACAGGCCGCCAGGAGCAGGGCCGCCATCAGGGACGCGCCAGTTCCGCGTCGTGCCATACGCGCTCGAAGTCCTCCCGGAAAGCCCGGGCCACCGATTCCTCCCATAACAGGACGACGTTTTCGTGATTGAACCGGTCGCCGCCCACCGTCCAGTTGTAGGATCCGGTGGCCACAAGCTCTGAATCGAACACGGCGTACTTGTGGTGAAAGCGCGTGCGTTCGTCTCCGCGGGGGATCACCCGGCGCACTTCCAGTCCCCGGTCGCGCAGAGCCTTCACGAGGTCCTCCTCCGCCTGAGAGGCGTCCAGGAGCACCCGCACAGCGACCCCGGCGCGCCGCCGGGCGGCCAGCGCCTGCGCGAGACGGTCGGACGTCATGTGGAACATGGCCACGAGGATTTCCCGCCGGGCCCGTTCGATTTCCGCGGCCAGGCGCTCCTGCAGGCGGTCGGCCTGCCCCGTGGGGGCGAAGAGGGCGTCGACGCGCGCCGCCGGACGCGCCGCCGCCATGCAGAAACCCGCCAGGATCCAGCCGGCCCCTAGGACAGCGCGTTTTCCGGCGCCAGGCGCACCACCCGCGGGCCCTTGAACCGGGCGACCTCGCCCGGGTCGGCGTATCCGTACGCCATGATGATCAGCTCGTCGCCCGGCTTGCCCATATGGGCGGCCCCGCCGTAGAGCGCGATCTGCCGGCTCCCGGCCGGTTCCGGGATCGTGTAGGTCTCGAAGCGGCGGCCGTTGGTGACGTTGGCGATGAGCACCATCTCGTAGGGCAGGATTCCCGCCGCCTCCAGGATCGCCTGGTCGACGCCCAGACTGCCCTCGTAGTGGAGGAGCGCCCGGGTGACTCGGGCGTTGGCGATCTTGGCGGTGCAGAGGCGCTTGAGCATCGGGCGGGTCAGGATAGCAGATCCGGCCGGGGCGTTCAATCACGAGGCCGCCTTTCACCGGGAAGTGCCGCCGGAGCGCCGGGCGCTCGACGCCGCAACGGTTTTACTGCCGCGAGCAGCGGCTCAGGGCCTGGCGCCAGAGGATGCCGTCGTCCGTGTGGACCTCTCCCGATTTGAGGAGGATGTTTCCCCCCCGGTGGCCTTGAGGATCATGATTCTCGGGGGCGTCGCATCCCAGGGGCCCCTGGGGTTCGAGCGCGGCGGGATCTCCGGCAGGGCCCAGGTAGTGACACTCGGGCGCCTTGGGGTCTTCGACGAGCGGACAGCGCAGGGCCTGGGGGGCGATCCTCGGGGGACTCGTTTCCGCCAGCCGGGTCCAGAACGCCTGGCCGCGGGCGGTTCCCGGGGGCAAGCCCTCCTGGGCGCGATGGAGCGTCCGGAGGCGGTCGCGGCAGGCGAGCACCTGTTCCAGGCGCGCCGCGCGGCCCCTCAGAGGAAGGAACACCGCCGCCAGAAGGATCGCGGCGAGGACGAGGACAAGCGCCTCCGCCAGCGTGAAGCCCCGCGCGCGTTCGGGAGCGGTCATGCGGAAGAGTATAGGGCGGCCGGGGGCTGAAAAAAAGCCCCGGCGGACCGTGCCGCCGGGGCGGAAACAGGCGTGATCGCTCTCGAAGGCGTCAGCGTCGCGGAGCCTTCGGAGAGTTCATGACTTCGGTCCAGCCGCTGCCCTGGAGCTCCACGACGTCGCCCCCTCTCCGCAGGACGTTGCCTCCTTCGTCGCCGCTTTCGGAGTGGTTGGTCGTGTCGTCGGCCCCCACGGGGTCGGAGCTGTTGAGCCTTCCCACCTGGAGGGCGGGGCCGAGGAAATCGATGTCTCCCGGCTGGCTGCCCCCCTTGACCGGACACCAGAGGATCTCCTGCTCATCCGGGCTGATGAGGGGGGGAGTCACCTTCTGGAGCACGCCCCAGAACGCCGAACCCGTGTCCGGCGGGAACTGCTTGTACCGACCGCCGTACTTGATCGTGTAGGTGATCTGGAGTTGCCAGAGCGACTTGAGGTTGCTGGAACACGCGGCCACTTCGGCGCGACGGATGGCCTTGGCCACCTGGGGGAGCAGAAGACCGGCAAGAAGACCGATGATGACGATGACGACGAGAAGCTCCACCAGGGTAAAGCCCTTGCGATGACGATTCATCGAACATCCTCCAAGGATTTCCCTGCACTTCCGCCGGCGAACGCCGCCGGACGGCGCCGGTTGGAAACGCGTTTTCGGAGCCCTCCAAAAAATCCCGGAACGGCGTCCGCCCCGGCGGCGGACCGACCCCCCGCCCTTCTCATGAAGTCTATCTTGACCCTCCGGGCAGTCAAGCGTGCTCCGGCGGTCCGATGAGGGCCAGGAGCCGGGCGCGGGCCCGTTCGAGCTGTTCCGGCGTCCGGGCCTCGAGGTTCAGGCGCAGAAGCGGTTCCGTGTTCGACGGGCGCACGTTGAACCACCAGTCGTCGTACTCGACGGTGATCCCGTCCAGCGTATCCTGCCGGCCGTCGCGGAAGGCTTCCGCGATCGCCCGGAGGACGGCCTGCTTGTCGGCCACGCGGAAGTTGATTTCGCCCGTCGAATGCCACCGGCGAAGCGGGGCCAGAAGCTCCTCCAGGGGGCGCCCTTCGCGGCCGAGAAGATCGAGGACCTTGACGAACGCCATGAGTCCCGAATCGGCGAAGAAATGGTCGCGGAAATAATAGTGTCCGGAGAGTTCGCCGCCGAGAACCGCGTTGTGCTTCTTCATCGTCTCCTTGATGAAGGCGTGGCCCACCCGCTCGCGCACGGGCACTCCGCCGGCCTTGCGGATCTCTTCGGGCACCACGCGGCTGGAACGCAGATCGTAGACGACCGCCGCGCCGGGGTGGCGGCGGAGCTCCGCCCGGGCCAGAAGCACCGTGACGAGGTCGCTCGGGACGCGCTCCCCGCCGCGCGAGAAGAACATGCACCGGTCCCCGTCGCCGTCGAAGGCGACGCCGAGGTCGGCGCCCGTCGCGCGCATGGCGTCCCGGAGGTCCCGGACGTTTTCGTCCTTGAGGGGATTGGGCTCGTGGCTCGGAAAGCGGCCGTCGGGCTCGAAGCACAGGCGCACCAGCTCCAGGGGGAGGTCGCCGAAGAGGGCGTCGAAGTGCGCCCCGACGGCGCCGTGGGCCGTGTCCACGGCGATCTTGAGCCGGGGAGGCTTTTCCAGGAAGCGCCGCAGATGCGACCGGTATTCGGAGACGAGGGAGCGCGGCACGATCCGGGAGCCGCCGGCGGGGGCCTCGGCCGCCAGGCGCTCGATTTCCTTAAGACCGGTCTTCTCCCCGACGGGGAAGGCCTTTTCGCGGCAGATCTTGAAGCCGATGTCCTCGGGCGGATTGTGGGACGCGGTCACCATGATTCCGCCGTCAAGTTCCAGGTGTCCCACGGCGAAGTAGAGCATCGGCGTCGTCGAAAGCCCGATGTCCACGACCTCGCAACCGGCGCCCCGGGCCACGGCGGCTGCGATGGAGGGGGCCGAGAGGCGCACGTCGCGTCCCACCGCGATGCGCCGCGCGCCCAGGAACCGGACGACGGCGGCGCCCAGCCGCTCGGCCAGGCGCTCGTCGATCTCGGAAGGATACTTCCCGCGCACGTCGTAGGCCTTGAAGATGCCCATGGCTCGCTGGTCTCCCGATGCGGGATTCTGAAGAATCGATCCGCCGATAGACTGTAAGTGTCCCCGCGCGGAAATCAAGAAACACACGTCGGCGGAACGGCCTTACTTGATCGGCTTGATGTAGCGGATGCGCTCGATGCCCGCGTGAGCGTCCGCCCGTTCGGGACGGTCGGGATACTCGGTGAGGAACTGCTCGTAGGCGGCGATGGCGTCCGCGTTGCGGCCGGCTTCCTCGAGGGACATGCCGTACCGCAGGAGCGCATAGGGCCGGCGGGGGTCCTCGCGGTAGCGTTCGAGGAAGCGGCGATAGTAGTCGGCCGCCCGCTCCGCCCGCATCGTGCGATAACAGGCATCCGCGGTGGCCAGCTGGAGCCACCGGGAGAAGTCCGAGTTGGGGTTGCGGTCGATCTTCCGCTGGTAGGCGTCCATCATCGGATTGGAAAGCAGAAAGATCGGGAGCACCACAAGAAGGACGAACGCGATGCAGACCCCCAGCGTTTTCTTCCAGCCCCACTCCATAGGCTTCCTCCGCCGATCCCGCCTTCGAAATTATACCCTGTCCGAAGAGCGCACGCCGGAGATCAGGCCTTCCAGAACGTCGTCAGCGCCATCTCCAGGAAGACCAGCACCAGGGCCGCCGCCAGGAAGAACGGACGACCGGGGCGCGGTTCCGGCCGGGAGGATCGCGGCAACGTCTGGAGTTCCTCCGGGCTCCAAAGGATCCGCCCTCCCGTGTCCGCGGCCAGCCGCTCGAGGGCCTTTCGGTCGACTCCCACCGCGCGGTACTCGTCCGCGTACGGGATCGTGGCCGCCGCGCGCGCCCGTCCCAGGCGCAAGACGATCGTCCCCGGCCGGGTCGCCGGGAGCGGACCTTCCCAGAGGTCGGAGCGCACCTGATGGAGGACCGCGACCCCGGACTCCAGCGACGGGCGGGCCTGCCAGGGGACTTCCAGACGGGGCTCGGCGGCCCGCCCGCGGGCCCGCACGAAGGGCGGATCCACGAAAAGCGTGAGGGTTCCCTCGGCCGCGCTCAGGAGCGACCGAAGCGCCGGCCCGATCAGGCGGGGCAGCGCCAGTCCGTCGAACGCGAAGGCGCCGACCTGCCCCCGTCCCTCGCGCCGGACGGCGAGCGCCGGAAGGACGTCCGGCGGCCGCCCCGCGCGTCCGAGCACCTGGGCGTCCGGACGGGCGCGCAGGCGATGGATCCCGGGGACGACCGCCCGTCCGAGCCCCGCGGTCGCCGGATGGTCCGCGAACTCCACGGAGGTTGGAGCGGCAAGGTAGTCTTCCCGAACGGTCCGGAGGAGCCGATCCAGCGCCCGGTCCAGGGACTTCCAGTCATCGATCCGCACGTTCTCGCCGATCTCGAGAAGCCGGTTCGTGGTGACGACCGTCAGGGCGATGCCGCGCCGTTCCAGCTCGCGGCCCTGCAGCAGGCGTTCTTCGGCCTTCTCGTCCGGGTGGGTCTCCCCGTCGGTGAGAAGAAAAATCTGTTTGCGGTCCGCCTCCACCTGTTCGAGATGAAGCCGCGCCTTTTCCAGGGCGCCCGCGATGAACGTTCCCCCTTCGGCCCGGATGCGGCGCAGATCCAGCGGATCGCGGATCAGATCCAGGTTCGGAAACGGAACAGCCGCCACGGAATCCCCGGGTCCGAACCGCGCCCAGGCGCGCCGGACGGCGTCGAGAACCGCGTCGAGCTTTCCTTCCTTCATGCTGCCCGAGGCGTCGATCAGGAAGACCGCGGCCACCCGGCGGTCGGGTCCCGGAAAGAGGGGAGAAATCTCCGCCACGGCCGGGGGGAGTCCTCCCGCGCCGGGCCCGCCCAGAAGCAGGAGCGCCCCGCCGAAGTCGCGCACGTACGCCGCCAGCGACGCCGCGTCCTCGGCGTTCAGCGGGAAGCCGTCCACGATCACCGCGTCGTAAGGGCGCGGGTCCTCGAAGGCGGCGGATCGGCGCGCCTCGAATCCTTCGGGCGCCGGAAAATCGCGCGTCGAAAGGATGAGCGTCCGGGGGGCATCCGATCGGACGAAGATTTCCCCTTCGGCGGCGTCGTTCTGCGGGCAGGCGTCGGCCGGCTCCAGCCGGAGGCGGAAGGGGCCGGCGGGACGGTCCGGGAAGGAGACGCGCGACGGAGCGCCGGGAGCCACGGGAACGGAGCGGGCTTCGCCGTCGAGCCGC
Protein-coding regions in this window:
- a CDS encoding anti-sigma factor antagonist (This anti-anti-sigma factor, or anti-sigma factor antagonist, belongs to a family that includes characterized members SpoIIAA, RsbV, RsfA, and RsfB.), whose amino-acid sequence is MPDLTIQVQEVKGVPGTALVILSGSIDAKTVITFQTHLNSVKERGVERFIMDMENVKYVNSTGLGYLINLSDSVSPGKGGIALVKVQPKVKVVFDMLGLNAFFKIFPTREEALKAFSADSPAAAPAESRGATRAPAEPLRPTQAPTPRIPTPAVVPAAAPAAERYSTAAERVSPARPAETPAAAPAEPIHVECQSCRALLAVRESGTYRCPRCLSLFNYAGGGRVSFLPRSKAVPVQLSLSFTPECTEGLLEFVRRLSQKSGFSPQGISEVQSVVKDTVETIRRHAYGGSDGNVYHVLLVSVDSELEMRFADYGTPLSPDRADLFAAARRGMDRFELRHHPKGGNVVTVSKKAR
- a CDS encoding tetratricopeptide repeat protein, with product MEWGWKKTLGVCIAFVLLVVLPIFLLSNPMMDAYQRKIDRNPNSDFSRWLQLATADACYRTMRAERAADYYRRFLERYREDPRRPYALLRYGMSLEEAGRNADAIAAYEQFLTEYPDRPERADAHAGIERIRYIKPIK
- a CDS encoding prepilin-type N-terminal cleavage/methylation domain-containing protein, with the translated sequence MNRHRKGFTLVELLVVIVIIGLLAGLLLPQVAKAIRRAEVAACSSNLKSLWQLQITYTIKYGGRYKQFPPDTGSAFWGVLQKVTPPLISPDEQEILWCPVKGGSQPGDIDFLGPALQVGRLNSSDPVGADDTTNHSESGDEGGNVLRRGGDVVELQGSGWTEVMNSPKAPRR
- a CDS encoding VWA domain-containing protein, whose amino-acid sequence is MRRAAILATRGLIVLALAAAVANLPLPGRSRARVRVHLIDRSGSVLVPGAPESLTPADARRIVEWDLRRAAASGDRILWASFGREVAFESETVDPEESRLEAALEAALARDPTEIVLHTDGRADPGRALLLCRTRGVPVHVFPLGPVNPRDARIADVRAPAALAPGERGTLEARLESTFETTLTVRLDGEARSVPVAPGAPSRVSFPDRPAGPFRLRLEPADACPQNDAAEGEIFVRSDAPRTLILSTRDFPAPEGFEARRSAAFEDPRPYDAVIVDGFPLNAEDAASLAAYVRDFGGALLLLGGPGAGGLPPAVAEISPLFPGPDRRVAAVFLIDASGSMKEGKLDAVLDAVRRAWARFGPGDSVAAVPFPNLDLIRDPLDLRRIRAEGGTFIAGALEKARLHLEQVEADRKQIFLLTDGETHPDEKAEERLLQGRELERRGIALTVVTTNRLLEIGENVRIDDWKSLDRALDRLLRTVREDYLAAPTSVEFADHPATAGLGRAVVPGIHRLRARPDAQVLGRAGRPPDVLPALAVRREGRGQVGAFAFDGLALPRLIGPALRSLLSAAEGTLTLFVDPPFVRARGRAAEPRLEVPWQARPSLESGVAVLHQVRSDLWEGPLPATRPGTIVLRLGRARAAATIPYADEYRAVGVDRKALERLAADTGGRILWSPEELQTLPRSSRPEPRPGRPFFLAAALVLVFLEMALTTFWKA
- the tatA gene encoding twin-arginine translocase TatA/TatE family subunit, translated to MNMLEALAFAGLSTTELLIVVLVIVLLFGASKIPQLMRGMGQGINEFKKGLKEGAKEESKEPESSPADAEKK
- a CDS encoding aspartate 1-decarboxylase, whose translation is MLKRLCTAKIANARVTRALLHYEGSLGVDQAILEAAGILPYEMVLIANVTNGRRFETYTIPEPAGSRQIALYGGAAHMGKPGDELIIMAYGYADPGEVARFKGPRVVRLAPENALS
- a CDS encoding phospholipase D-like domain-containing protein; the protein is MAAARPAARVDALFAPTGQADRLQERLAAEIERARREILVAMFHMTSDRLAQALAARRRAGVAVRVLLDASQAEEDLVKALRDRGLEVRRVIPRGDERTRFHHKYAVFDSELVATGSYNWTVGGDRFNHENVVLLWEESVARAFREDFERVWHDAELARP
- a CDS encoding phosphomannomutase/phosphoglucomutase, yielding MGIFKAYDVRGKYPSEIDERLAERLGAAVVRFLGARRIAVGRDVRLSAPSIAAAVARGAGCEVVDIGLSTTPMLYFAVGHLELDGGIMVTASHNPPEDIGFKICREKAFPVGEKTGLKEIERLAAEAPAGGSRIVPRSLVSEYRSHLRRFLEKPPRLKIAVDTAHGAVGAHFDALFGDLPLELVRLCFEPDGRFPSHEPNPLKDENVRDLRDAMRATGADLGVAFDGDGDRCMFFSRGGERVPSDLVTVLLARAELRRHPGAAVVYDLRSSRVVPEEIRKAGGVPVRERVGHAFIKETMKKHNAVLGGELSGHYYFRDHFFADSGLMAFVKVLDLLGREGRPLEELLAPLRRWHSTGEINFRVADKQAVLRAIAEAFRDGRQDTLDGITVEYDDWWFNVRPSNTEPLLRLNLEARTPEQLERARARLLALIGPPEHA
- the bshB1 gene encoding bacillithiol biosynthesis deacetylase BshB1; translated protein: MRLDLMAFAAHRDDIEITCGGTLIRMAEKGYAVGACDLTQGEMGTLGSAAERRAEAEEAARIMGLAVRVNCELPDAGVFNVREYQTRVVEVLRRYRPRTVLLPGFEQRHPDHRVTPQLVFDACFFSGLRKFGSGEPHRPHKILYCHSATYEDRRPTFVVDVTAQMEKKVAAVLAYRSQFPESERMAEWLRSRARAYGMLVGCTYGEGFVQREVMQVDDVVALPVASL
- a CDS encoding twin-arginine translocase TatA/TatE family subunit, which codes for MSPALGAIGLLEAALIAFAIVLLFASSRIPALMRGLGAGLHEFKKGIREGSGQNGPTAPPKA